From Rhododendron vialii isolate Sample 1 chromosome 7a, ASM3025357v1:
CTCCCAAAACTAGTTCTTGATCTCCAAGAACTGCCACACCCGCCCGCCAAGAAACAGCCACTCtcgtcaggaaaaaaaaaaagggaaaaaaactcaatcaaacccaaagaaatcaaaacaaaaatggcaATCTTTCATCTCCACCATTATCAAGGACGAGGCCTTTACTTCTTCAAGCTCTTGGcaatctctctccccctcttctGCCTCCTCGCCTGGGCTTCttccacccccaccaccactccttCGCAGCCTCCTACTACTCCTCCCCCTTCCGCCTCCCAATCCCTCAAGACCAGCGGCTACTCCGTCTTCGCCGCCCTCATCACCGCCACCGCCAACACCTCCTCCTGGAACGGCACCGGCACTGTCCTCGCCCCGCCCGACTTCGCCTTCTCCTCCGCCGCCGCAAAACTCAACGACAACCGCCGCCGCCCCTCCGcctccctcctcctccaccacaccCTTCAAGAACCCCTCACGTGGCACGCCCTCTCCGCACATGCCACCGGCCACCAGCTCCCCACGTGGCGCCCCAACCGTTGCGTCTTCCTCTCCAAGGGCTCCAACGCCAATCTCGGGATTTCCATTTCTCCACGTCAGCACTCGTCTCCCATTGCCGCCGTAAAAATCAAGCGGCCTGATCTTTACGTGGACGATCATCTCACCGTCCACGGCGTCGACGACGTATTGGACCCCACTTCTTTGTCCGCTTGCTCGTTTCCTGATCCAACGGCCCGCGTTGAGTCTCAGATCGATCGGTCGTTTCTTGATCACGCGGTAAGGGCATTGAAAAGGAGGGGATTCGGTGTGGTCGCGACGGCAATGGCGATCAGGCGTTCGATTCTGCTTCGTCAGAAGGAAATCACCGTTTTCGCTCCGTCGGACGCGAGTCTCTTCTCATACTCCGACGGATTCCGCTTCGATTTCCTTCGCCACGTCGTGCCGGAACGACGTCGTTTCGCCGACATCGCGAGCGTCGAAGGAACGGCCATCGAGACGCTGTCTCCGAACAAGTCGGTTGTTTTCCGATCTCGAAACGGCTATGTCACCGTCAACGGCGTCGCGATTCGGAGTTTGGAGGTTTATCGTAACCGGTGGATCGTCGTGTTCCCTGTTTCGCGTAGCGTAGACGACGAAGAAGACGACGTGTCGGATACCGGTCGTGACGTGGCGGATTCCGGCGTCGGAGATGAAATTTCAGGACGATCCCATTCGCcggcggcggaggaggaagAAGGTACAAGCGGTTGGAGGTTCTCGCGCGAGGTTTCTCCGGCGACATGGAACGGCGGCGTATCGACTCTCGCTCTAGCAGTTGAAGGTGAAGAAGGTCTTGTCTGTCCGTTAGCGTCGCGGAGCCTGCGAGAATCGAGGATGGAGACAGGTGTCTACGTGGAGAGATCTTCGCCATCGATATCATACGATGAATTTTCTGTGAAGTTGGTTGAATCTGGACCGTCGCATGGGTTCAACAGGGGATTGTGAACTGGTGGATGCGTCTGGACTTAGGACCCTCCGATGAGAATCAAACTGGGGTCTACCTGGTGATTTACATCTGATCACTGCCACGTGGCATACAGAAAAGTGAACCTCAAAATgtagaaagtaaaaacaaaaaatgtaagaAAATTAGAAGAAACTTTTGTTGTGCAATTTTACTGAAAATGTGGTCGTATGATTGAGATTGTGGTTGTTGATGTACTAGTATTTCTCTTTTGCTCGTGATCATACATATTTCCATTTGCTTGCATGACATTTTCATAATAAGACGTGAGTTGTTTGCTAGGTTTTGAGTTAAAGTCCTGACCAACGTGTTGCTCGGCTCCATTATGACCGCTAACTCCTACTAACATTCTACCGTCTGGCAAAAGGGaagtattttgtttcttttcatttttgttgcaTAATACATGCTGAATACAACCTGAAGCAATCCGATGTACTGGAGCTGAAGTTGAAAAATCAAGCAATTCCTTAGAAGCCAATTGATTCTTGAATTCAGATACATACCGTATTGCTATAATTAGGATAGATTACACACAATTCCTGAACTAGAGAGCAAAAAGATAGTGTAGAGATCTCAATCCACCCGATCACCTATTGACAAACCGCAtacattttgattttcaatGGGTTACCATAAGGCGAGTTTTGGTTTGGGTAATTTCTATTTTCTAATTTGTGATTTGCATAAGAGATTCACTTCCTCGCCTTGCTCTTGAGCAATAGATGCAGATAGAATCCCAAGATCATGATTCAAGAAGGTTAACACAGACTCGCACTCTGAGATTATTCTTGCAACGGAAAAGGGCTCACCAGTAATTGTTTCAGATGAATCAACCGCCACTACTGCATGTGCATCCTGAAGATTCCTCAAGTTTCATAGAAACTGCAAACCATATGCAATGGATCAAAACACAAAGTAATTGAGTTtacaaatttttgaattttttgtgccaaattaaatttattttggtgcgaagaaatttaaaaaattatgcatagaagtattttatttttatttaaaaattgcaCGTATATTGCACGGATATTGCGCGTATTTAATGGGCACGTATATTGCGTGGTCACACATGCTTTACTGTTATATTGAGTGGCCACCGCGATATCCTCCCCAGCGAGGCGGCAACTGCCACCTCTCGGGCTTCAACAAGGGGTCCCAGATACACTACGAATAATATAATTGTAACTACCGCCAAAACAAGCGTCGCCGAAGATGCAATAAGAATGACAATTCCCCAATTGTGACGATCTTGCCGACGGGAAGTGGTCGGGGTGAGGGTGGGGATGGTCGCTGTTGTCGCCGTAGTGACGGCTTGGAAGGAGGAGATGGAGGgggattggtggtggtggtggtgggaggagggcggtggtggtggtcagAGCTATAAGATCTAGGCATTGTGGATATTTGTTCCTGGCGGGCTACCTAAGCCTCGCTTCCGTCCGCCAGGCACTTAGTTACTTTGTCAATCTTCTCCATGCTTTTCGATTGCCTACACCCACCAAGGCTCATCACTTTTCAATTACTGGTTTCTTCATTTTTCGGTTTTTCTTGGTTTCTCCTAGTTTCTTCCTAGCTGTTCTCCTGGCTCATGGCTCTCGGCTTTTGGCTATCCTGACCGTTTCTCTCTCTTAGCttctcttggcttggcttggctgttcttaatttttgtgggttttttcaaactcaagttggtagatctacttgagtttgagggagGATGTTAGAATCCTTGCATATGCTAAACAATATCGTGATattgagattgtgatttgattgtaattgtaATTGTAATTGTAATTGATTACGATTTCATTATAATTGGGATGATTCTCTTTCATAGTTAGGCTTCTTCCTCTTGTATAAATAAAAGTTTCATTCTACGGTTTCAAatcgaattcaataaaactTCTCTTCAtattttaacatggtatcagagttagaTCTTGGGTGgtctcacctctcgtgggaaagtctttgtcgcccgagtcagtcagtcagctcctggtCAGTCACCTCTgagctgcacgtgagggagagcgttagatttgtcccacattgttcatctaagccacccaagcttggttaataaattctagaagctactccacctattgtcaattggttttatattagaaccctccaaaaaatctaacagcTGAAATATTCTACTTTTGTTGCTTCTTAAACTTGGTCTGGGCTAAGCTGGGTCAAAGTTTTCTTACTTTgtttacagaaagtctacagttaccgatcgggaaatcccgatcggaatcccgacgtccCGCCGGGcactctccggccaccggatggccgatccgatccgtccaataattttttttaaaaaaaccgagtgggccatcgcgagaataaatggcatccgacgtgtgtaagtggccgatccaagcactcctttTTTGGCCAATCCAAACACTccgtttttggccgatccaaacacaaaaatggagtgcttggatcgacTACTTACACTCGttggatgccgtttattctctcctacgcccactcggtttttttttttagaattatagGATGGATCGGATCGGCTGTCAGGTGGCCGGAGCATgcccggcggggcgtcgggattccgatcgggatttcccgatcggtaactgtagacttactCCTTTGTTTAAGGGAGAGGATGTTCTTCGAGGGTTGGTGTTATCTTTGGCCATCCTGTTGAGGTAAATGATCTGGTTGTCGTGCTTGAATTTTGTTAGACATATACGTTCCCATTTCTAGTGATATTGAAATTTCATCTTCATTAAGGAATTGTGCCTTCCACTTTTCAGACTTTCAGTTTTGTTTTATCATGAGATAGTGGAGGAGAGCTGGCCTAAACTTAATTCTGTTGGTGTAAATTTGTCGTAGATGAAAGAAGATAAACAGAGATGCTTTATCATGAGATAGTGTAGGAGAGCTGGCCTAAACTTAATTCTGTTGGTGTAAATTTGTCGTAGATGAAAGAGGATAAACAGAGATGTTTCAAGTCACATTATACTGTCGTTGTCCTTAAGATGATATTTGCCTCTGTCCTTAAGATGATATTCGCCCCCACCCATTCAAGAGAATCTTGTGTGCATTAAGTTAAGGCGAAGCCGCCTCTAAGATAAAATGAAGTCCAGTTTCGAATTGTTGCCTAACTGCGTTATGCACTAACGAAGAAAGACTCGAATACCTTCGGATTTTGCGAGCCCGATAAGAATAAATTTAGgagataattctagagagaaataACAATAAGATTGTTTTGATTATCTCTCACACTCAATtggtagaaccccttgccctTATATCGGCATAAATCGTGACTTTGGTCAAAGATTGCGCATCTCTTTGATTAATCCAGAACGATTTTTCGTGAGAAGAAAATTGGGAgcga
This genomic window contains:
- the LOC131334207 gene encoding fasciclin-like arabinogalactan protein 21, whose translation is MAIFHLHHYQGRGLYFFKLLAISLPLFCLLAWASSTPTTTPSQPPTTPPPSASQSLKTSGYSVFAALITATANTSSWNGTGTVLAPPDFAFSSAAAKLNDNRRRPSASLLLHHTLQEPLTWHALSAHATGHQLPTWRPNRCVFLSKGSNANLGISISPRQHSSPIAAVKIKRPDLYVDDHLTVHGVDDVLDPTSLSACSFPDPTARVESQIDRSFLDHAVRALKRRGFGVVATAMAIRRSILLRQKEITVFAPSDASLFSYSDGFRFDFLRHVVPERRRFADIASVEGTAIETLSPNKSVVFRSRNGYVTVNGVAIRSLEVYRNRWIVVFPVSRSVDDEEDDVSDTGRDVADSGVGDEISGRSHSPAAEEEEGTSGWRFSREVSPATWNGGVSTLALAVEGEEGLVCPLASRSLRESRMETGVYVERSSPSISYDEFSVKLVESGPSHGFNRGL